The following nucleotide sequence is from Salvia splendens isolate huo1 chromosome 2, SspV2, whole genome shotgun sequence.
gaattattgcgtcatcagtgacgacgcccacacgcgggccagcgagtgggcgtcacgcacgcatggggacgtgccacgtgtccctggcgcgtggcgagacatctcgtctcgtgtctcgccgagacgagctacgcgacgagacggtcgcgagctggagacgagatgggcgctgcaatgcgtctcgcgggggtctcgtctctccgagacgagacgcgagcccggcgcgagatgcgttgtggatggtcttagtgAATCAGATAGGCATAAATACTTAACCTTATTACTTTTACGGCGAAACTCAGATAATCGAAGCTTTCGGCTTCGGCCTTTTCTtttgtactactactactattgtttGTTTAGCATCTAATAATTCGACTCTTTATTCAATCAAGATATGTAAGAGCAACTTGCATCCTATTTTAggataatatatatttatatgagCAAGTTGTGCAACTTGCTACAACTACTGTTTTCTCTTTTCTATTCTTTAACAGCTAGTTGGTGTCACTTGAAGGCCAACTTGCAAGGATGGGTCGTTGTGTGATTCCCTTCAATTAATATATGCTCCTTCAGTCCTAATTAAGTTTCCGGAAAAGAAatagattaaataaaaataaactaggtGAGAAAAAAAGAtagattaaatattttattttttatcaaaaaaatgacACTAACTTAATTGGGATAGaagaaatactagtactactataaaaaaaatatttatttaaattgtaatAATGAATAGTAGTAAAACTACAATGATACATATATAGATAATGGATCCAATCACCtgagagcgtccactataacgtggacgcggctatagccgcgagcggggcgatggggggcggaagcggggcggcttatagtgggaagggtgtccgccgcgggggtggacgcggcgggtgAGGGAGGGACGGCGGACGCGGAATcgccgcgtgcggggcgaggacgcggctgagggtggcagagagagaaggagtggggctatagccgcggctgtcTATTGCAGTAGCTGCGGCTGACGCGGCGGCGCGGCAGTGGGAGGGGGCTGtccgcccctatagtggacaccctaacaCTCTCGATGCAAATATCTCAGACTGCAAATTGTCTATTTTGGTTGCTTTACTAAAATCACTCTTAAGTTGCAAAAATCTAAGTAtcgaaaaaacaaataaaataatactattaatcaAATCGGAGAAacaagattttttttatctggGTATTTCAATAGCATAAATTCAAAGAAAAACCCCTAACGAAACCACCATAAAAATCCATGAGATGGCTCATCATATCAATGGGTAAAAGTAAACCGTATAAATCGTTAATTTCACATTATTTCCTTCTTTTATTTGTAGGGAATCTGGAACTCGGAATATATAAAACCCCAATTTCTCTCTTATattcttcttttatttaaaCAAATCCGTCAACTTGCAATGCAATTGAATACTACTCCAAAATCACACGACACTTCGCAATTAGCAAATACAAATGccaaaataattcaattttgaaTTCGCTACTATAATTTAccaaattaaatactactatcaGATTCATATAACCAAAAATGTAGTGAATAATTTCTTCAGTTGGAGAAATAAACAAGATCATGAAATCAGAAATATTCCACATCACATGATCcgtataataatataaaaaaaaccctCCCAAATTCACAATACAATTCCACAACCGAACCTTTTTTTCCCTTCCTCgtcattatttttttcttcaaaaaataaatcatttttgtGTTGCAATATTCTCAGCGATCTGAGCTAACGACTGCAGATTGCATCTAACAATGGTGTCGACAAAAACGCACGTTTCCTCCTTAGTGTTACCTTGCGGCACGTCGACGACGTACGACTCCACCACCACGGATCCTCCGCTGGCTCCGGCGGCGTGGATGGTGGTGACGGATCTGTAATTGGCGAGGCGGTGGTCCCCGCCGACGACGCTGAAGCTGATGACGTGGCGCTCGTCGTCGAGGATCTCGAGGCGCTCGGTGCTGCTGACGGCGGGCAGCCCGGAGACGACGCGGACCTCGCGGAGGGTGCCGACGTCGCCGTCGCCGACGACCACGTGGCAGCTCTTGACGAAGTGCTTGTAGGCCTGCGGGTTGTCGAAGCGGCGCACCACGGACCACGCGGTCGAGGCGGGGGCCGCGATGCGCTGGCTCACCGCGGAGAAGCACTGGTTGGGCCCCACCGCGTGGGTGTGGTAGCGCGCTACGTGGTCGGGCACGTGCTTCGCCGCGGTGGGGATGCGGTAGGAATaggattgttgttgttgttgtttacatgcggcggcggcggtggtggaagGGGTGTGGATGCGTTGGAGGAGGAGGGAGGATTTGGGATGATCGGAAGgcattttttttgtgtgtgattTTTTGTTTTCGGTTAGGGTTTTTGATTGATGATAATGATGAATCTGGTGTTTTTTGGGGTGTGTTTTTGGGTGTATGGAGAGAAATGTggtgtgtgtttgtgtgggTTTGATTAGTGGGATTGAGTTGGAATTTagcgtgtatatatatatattgagttGTGGAGAGTGAAAGAGGGGATTTTACTGTTGTTTGAGTTGTTTCATAGGGGTTCagctaggcatgcacacggttcaaaaactGCAGGTTTCGATTTATGAActggcggttcacggttcatgatTCCCATAAATCGGAATCGGCCCGCCACGATTCCCGGCTATTCCGGTTCTGGTTTAAAAAACTGCCGGTTTCGACCTGAACCGTCGGTTCCGgaccggttcggcggttcgtccaaattttttttcatttttttatttgtttatgtatgaaatgtgcgtaaataaaattcaaaaaacaggattaaagttgcaattttattgaaataacacgttacaacaattacaaataaaaaaaccttgaggtcttgaagacttaaacaaaaatttaaatacaacgagactactagtcaacaacgaagctaattacaaattataaaaaagacttagaagttcttataaaaaaaacttataagtatatatactcttagtcggcgaaggagatctttctatataactaaattgaggacacctttagcaattcaactttaaatgttgagtttggTCTAACAATCAAccattatagtagaattgtcaaaagtttcccggatttagccttatagagaaatatacttcatcgactagagtatatacaaatacaattatttaattgtatttgcatattttaaaagtaggaacaaatggaaaaaaagaaataaaggaaaaaggacttgacttcaacttaaatttaaaatttaagttgaggtgcctacgtatccccaatgctcatttgctttagggaatcaaagcccacgtagttctcttaccttacttacctatttggcttggccggcggcggttgacggttggcctacgaatacgattcatccccggtgaattcatcttgtgatcctcCTGACGAttatcccaatcattttcttgttctctgacgtcagctttggccaaatcatcaagtaacatcacggcttccatattttttcgcggagagcttacttattgattcatccaacacacgcgagccaacactaaaagcgaactcgacggcgacagtggaagccggaacagaaaaatctccttggccattgacgcaagtatgagaaAACCTTTCTCGTTGGTTCCCCACCAATcaaggacgtcgatttgggtgggaggagtaggaccttcatcaccaaaggaaaagagtgaatcgaaatataaatctagttaagttaccatacctgaggaccttccgccgatGTTGTAGCAGTATAAGTCGGCTAATTgagattgcgcgtcggggtcatcataatcggcttgaaatgcgaagccatagttatgttgtggaggagggggggtcttctgacttggtgggtactattatacttggtttcatatttggtgtagagagcacgcaagttaaactcgaaggtttgttggataattgaccggtccgggagggttatttgaaatgtttctgagaggtctactccaaattcgtcactggtatccgattgcaccgcttgaagtggaccaagatcaattgaactcaaattgttataataaaaatctaaaatcctggaggtaccggctaatttccactttggatcgaagacctttgcaatcaaaaacacgttggaatctcactaaaatacttaagccattttacaatcatataatataaaacacacatcaattcaggtgaagaggaagcatttttcattgcagttttaaaaccaagtgatatatacatgcaatgctctaaaataCGAACatcagtgcaataataaacacccgataattcaacagtagcatttttgaaatatttgaacaatttaaataaagccacgctatgttcccaacaactatgcgaaagatataaatcatgaacgagataggttctaaaaaaatcacttaacgaatctttatgcgtcaaagtagaattcagacaatcatatgtcggattccatctatgagacacatccatagtaaaattcgtatatcttacattcttttgatggcaatatttcttccaagcttttccaatagctggcttttgatggattaatctaactgcagttctaataggactaacatgcttttgccataattcaagcgcatcttgtacacataaatttaaaatatgacatatgcatctttgatgaaaatacttacctccaattaccggagcacaagccgcaatcaaatcactaatacttgcggtgttagcagttgcattatcaaagccaatagaaaatatcttattgcataattgaaactcattcaaaacttgaataattaaagaagcaatttcgggtgcagtgtgtggtgtctcaaattctctaaaaacaattaaaagcttgttcaaagtccaactattgtccacaaagtgaaccgtaatacatatgtatgaatgccggttaaaataatcagtccatacatctgagcaaatgttcactttgtggcccaagttaactaaataacggTATAATTCAACCTTTTTCTCTAAACATTGTataacggtagatcgttgaacggtcattcgacctattcttttaatagctacgtttaaaccactttgcatagtaacctcaaattttttgtcatcataaacattaaaaggaaaatgcttcattgcagcccatctagtcataacgtcagaaattttttttgatcatatttaaaaagagacGTACCTGATGAattttttgatcatatttaaaaagaggcgtatctgacgaacctgagccaccgggttggaagtttagttgggtttggatagaggtagtgccacattctatcgaatgctttgtcaccaaatgacgacggagggtgccatatcccccaccactcacaaatttgtagacttcatcgcaatagttacaatatgcatgaaacgctgatatctcttcttgagagtgcggatcatgaggacttggaatcaccaccgggaccttcttgtagtgtttaacaaaaatatcagatttcaaagcttttgtagtgttagtgggtggagggggaggaagcatctcctcatttccgccggtgctagacgaaatacgagaatgagatctatcatcattgttgcccgagtccgacgatatagacacgtcgtactcgtcattttgttgggaaccaccgcccccgcccccaccttaatgcatttcagcgagtagcatgaccatcctatgatcttcttctatctataaatataatataagttaaagtttaattaggaacacaaaaaaaattaaaaaactcaatcttatgaaattatgaattgtaaaaataattttattttttagaacgtACTTGCAGCCGTTCAGCCGcaactcgggaaacctcttccataacttctcgacgactactttgatcttgggtaattcctttgccccgatcaccacatcccggtccaccacgagaagaaaacatagtgataaatgaaagtagtatggatggTATATGGAGTatggaataaatggtaaattacgaacacaacaacaaatatagtagtaagtagtaactagtgagcaattagagagaatagagaaagggagattgagaatgaaatccttgttaacacaagaatggggtaagtaAAAATGAggggggaagtggggtatttataggagtaaaattggaagaatatttttttttgaaatttcaaattctgCCGGTTTACCTCCTGAACCGGTGGTTCGGACCAAAATCGGCagttcagtccacggtttttGACGGAAACcaccggtttctgaccggttttcaggcctatacactgcACCCTACGctctgccacctgaaaaagcaccggaaaccggcggttttcatcagaaaccgccggtttttctgcAACCCTCGCCTACAACCCTACGCCCCTAGCCGGAATCTGCCCGTTGGgaccgttgaaccgccggttcacggttcatgattttcgcgaacctgaaccggcccgcttgaaccgcgaaaccgccggtgtcggttcatgaaccggcggttcggaaccgccgggccggttcggtttgtgcatgcttaGGTTCAGCTGAGTACTCCCTTCGCCGCATTCTGAGTGGAGCATTTCTTACTTATCGTATAATTTTATGCAGTTTTTTTGTTAATTGCATAGAAAGCGAATTAAATATACTTCATTCGTCGGTCATTTATAATCTCATTTTGATATAGCacgtgttttaaaaaattgtttaactttgtaaagaaaagtgagaaaatgagttagtggaatgtggatcccacttttatatggttttaagaaattgtttaactttgttAAGAGAAGTgagaaaatgagttagtggaacgtggacctcatttttatatatttgtattataatagaatgtgagtgtgaTGAGGTTAGTTGAACGATGAGTCCACCtacctaaaatagaaataaaaattaaatgaatctTTAAATCGTAGACAttgtaaaatggaaaaatgagactttAAGTGTTGACAGAGGAAGTATTAAAGTGTAATATccataaaaggaaaatatgctacttaaagtgggacgaagagagtacatCAAGAGAGAAGCCTCGAAACTCAAAGTGTGCGATCAAGTGACATGTAATTGATCGATCggaaataaaatataaggaatttgtattattttttgtaCGAATAGCCTTAATTTCCATAAACTAGTATACAAATAATAGTCAATAGATCCTTAGTCAAAAAGACAGGCCACACCTCGTGTGTGAGTGAGGCGCAATAAACTTGTTACAACTGCAATTTGGCCAATTGGATTGTAAAAAAACTCGTGAGTACTTTTCAAGTTGCGAAAAATTTATGGCATGTCTTAGCGTACATATTACACCGAGTCATTCAAATAAAAATGTATGTCAAAACACAAGATTTGGtccaaattaataaattttaccaaatataaattacacCTCTATTTCCTGTCACGGAAGTTACGACTTTACTGGATATATATTCAGAGGTTATATTTATTACCAACGTTGAAAACAacttttcattaaaaaatagtCTAGAAGGGCGTAGAAATATTGTTTTATTGTTATAAAATGTTGCAATCAACTTGACAAAATAGAGCAACTATCCGTCCACGTCAAAGGCAATAAGGTTGcaacaattaattttattatctttttctgAAGCCAAGTGGGGTTGATGAGGCTGTCGTTTCTTTAAAAGAAAGTAGTCCCATGGTATAATTTACTTATATTATTTACCACTAGGCCTATTTGGTGGATGATGCAAATTAATAAGAGGAAATATCACAACTGTCGCCCAATCAACTAGTTTAAATCATTAATGTGATGATCCA
It contains:
- the LOC121763658 gene encoding abscisic acid receptor PYL4-like, encoding MPSDHPKSSLLLQRIHTPSTTAAAACKQQQQQSYSYRIPTAAKHVPDHVARYHTHAVGPNQCFSAVSQRIAAPASTAWSVVRRFDNPQAYKHFVKSCHVVVGDGDVGTLREVRVVSGLPAVSSTERLEILDDERHVISFSVVGGDHRLANYRSVTTIHAAGASGGSVVVESYVVDVPQGNTKEETCVFVDTIVRCNLQSLAQIAENIATQK